The following proteins are co-located in the Geoanaerobacter pelophilus genome:
- a CDS encoding tRNA1(Val) (adenine(37)-N6)-methyltransferase, whose protein sequence is MATPGRATNGTDETLDELRRYSLSLVQPRTGYRYSLDPLLLCAFVAERATGGSLIDLGTGCGIIPLLMTRHYGAASAVGVECQEAMAGLAERNCSLNGSQNHVRILREDILDLRRHFPVSSFDSVLSNPPFRNPGTGKTSPRAGRDIARHETTAGLSDFLSVAKYLVKPGGSIFFVYLPSRLQEFMAVAGELKLAVARLRMVHGTIGAEARIFLAELKKGRKCDLAVEPPLVIYKDDGSYSDEAEQILES, encoded by the coding sequence ATGGCAACTCCGGGAAGGGCTACTAATGGGACCGACGAGACGCTGGACGAGTTGAGACGTTACAGCTTGTCGCTGGTTCAGCCGCGTACCGGGTACCGCTACTCCCTTGATCCGCTGCTCCTGTGCGCTTTTGTCGCCGAGCGCGCCACCGGTGGCTCGCTTATCGATCTCGGCACGGGGTGCGGCATCATCCCGCTGCTGATGACCCGCCATTACGGCGCTGCTAGCGCCGTTGGGGTGGAGTGCCAGGAGGCCATGGCTGGTCTGGCAGAGCGGAATTGTAGCCTGAACGGCTCCCAAAACCATGTCCGGATACTGCGAGAAGACATTCTCGATCTTCGCCGGCATTTCCCGGTTTCTTCATTCGATAGTGTGCTTTCCAATCCGCCGTTTCGCAATCCGGGGACCGGCAAGACCAGCCCGAGAGCGGGCCGGGATATTGCCCGCCATGAAACAACTGCCGGGTTGAGCGATTTTCTTTCAGTTGCGAAATACCTAGTGAAGCCGGGCGGCAGCATCTTTTTTGTGTATCTTCCGTCGCGGCTGCAGGAGTTCATGGCTGTTGCCGGGGAATTGAAACTGGCTGTGGCTCGACTCAGGATGGTGCATGGCACGATTGGCGCCGAAGCGCGGATCTTTCTGGCAGAGCTGAAAAAGGGGCGGAAGTGCGATCTGGCGGTTGAGCCGCCGCTGGTGATATACAAGGATGACGGCAGCTACAGCGACGAGGCGGAGCAGATACTGGAGTCTTAA